A stretch of Lathyrus oleraceus cultivar Zhongwan6 chromosome 6, CAAS_Psat_ZW6_1.0, whole genome shotgun sequence DNA encodes these proteins:
- the LOC127092641 gene encoding probable N-acetyl-gamma-glutamyl-phosphate reductase, chloroplastic — MSATAFTSICFNRVHSTNKDLIKQQNVKSRIKCSIKGGIETSQKNVRVGVLGASGYTGSEILRLLANHPHFGVALMTADRKAGQTISSVFPHLGTQNLPDLIAIKDADFSDVDAVFCCLPHGTTQEIIKGLPKHLKIVDLSADFRLRDVSEYEEWYGQPHRAPDLQKEAIYGLTEVLREEIKNARLVANPGCYPTSIQLPLVPLIKANLIQTSNIIVDAKSGVSGAGRSAKENLLFTEVTEGMNSYGVTRHRHAPEIEQGLADAAGSKVTISFTPHLIPMSRGMQSTIYVEMTPGVKTEDLYHQLKLSYQDEEFVVLLENGVIPRTHSVKGSNYCLINVFPDRIPGRAIIISVIDNVVKGASGQALQNLNLIMGFPENLGLRYLPLFP; from the exons ATGAGCGCCACAGCTTTCACTTCCATTTGCTTTAACAGAGTTCACTCTACTAACAAG GACTTGATAAAGCAACAAAATGTGAAGTCGCGTATTAAGTGTTCGATCAAAGGTGGTATAGAAACTTCACAAAAGAATGTGCGTGTTGGTGTTCTTGGAGCAAGTGGCTACACTGGTTCTGAG ATTCTTCGGCTTTTGGCAAATCATCCACACTTTGGGGTTGCACTGATGACTGCTGATAGGAAAGCTGGACAGACAATCTCATCTGTATTCCCTCATCTGGGCACTCAA AACTTGCCAGATTTGATTGCAATAAAGGATGCAGATTTTTCTGATGTAGATGCTGTATTCTGTTGTTTACCTCATGGAACTACGCAG GAAATAATTAAAGGCCTTCCGAAGCACTTGAAGATTGTTGATCTTTCTGCA GATTTTCGTCTAAGAGATGTTTCTGAgtatgaagagtggtatggtcAGCCACACAGGGCACCAGATTTGCAG AAAGAAGCTATATATGGATTAACAGAGGTTTTAAGGGAGGAAATAAAGAATGCACGCCTAGTTGCTAATCCTGGTTGTTATCCAACTTCCATTCAACTTCCTCTTGTTCCACTGATAAAG GCTAATCTTATTCAGACTAGTAATATTATTGTTGATGCTAAATCTGGTGTTAGTGGAGCAG GGCGAAGCGCGAAAGAAAATTTACTGTTTACTGAAGTAACTGAGGGTATGAACTCTTATGGTGTTACTCGGCATCGCCATG CTCCAGAAATCGAACAGGGTCTTGCAGATGCTGCAGGTTCAAAAGTAACCATTAGTTTTACCCCGCACCTGATTCCAATG AGCCGTGGTATGCAATCAACTATTTATGTGGAAATGACTCCAGGAGTAAAAACGGAGGACTTGTACCATCAACTGAAACTATCATATCAG GATGAAGAATTTGTTGTACTGTTGGAAAACGGTGTCATTCCTCGAACTCATAGTGTTAAAGGATCAAATTACTGTTTAATCAATGTTTTCCCCGACCGAATTCCTGGAAGAGCAATCATTATATCTGTG ATTGATAATGTAGTGAAGGGAGCTTCAGGTCAAGCTTTACAAAATCTTAACTTGATAATGGGATTTCCAGAAAATTTGGGGCTCCGTTACCTGCCTCTGTTTCCTTAA